Proteins found in one bacterium genomic segment:
- a CDS encoding HNH endonuclease has protein sequence MARDDFPSDTKDLLAHRVGMRCSNPNCRKPTSGPQDDPGKSINVGVAAHITAASTKGPRYDVRLSKEERCASDNGIWLCQTCAKLIDNDELRYTVGLLQEWKRLSEKAAHMAIECNSEESVSGITDNEIINFFAVCFDRPAFQDVFMQEGSMESFDRAISDTITAINTGCLRARDGTVLTCAKGKAFLQNVKWRDRMDVIVDMLRAIRSRYEDACKSGAIHLGSEQDGYSFYCINDHEVACWMDNTRFQILELFSEIAREACVKPFAFPRSHRRW, from the coding sequence ATGGCACGAGATGATTTTCCGTCGGACACGAAAGATTTGTTAGCACACAGAGTTGGAATGCGTTGTTCAAATCCAAATTGCCGCAAGCCAACTAGCGGGCCACAAGATGATCCTGGTAAATCTATTAACGTTGGGGTGGCTGCCCATATTACGGCTGCTTCAACAAAAGGACCACGATATGATGTGCGTTTAAGCAAAGAGGAACGTTGTGCATCTGATAATGGAATCTGGTTGTGCCAAACATGTGCAAAGCTGATTGATAACGATGAATTGCGTTATACAGTTGGGCTTCTGCAAGAATGGAAACGGCTTTCAGAAAAAGCAGCTCATATGGCAATCGAATGTAATTCAGAGGAATCAGTGTCTGGAATTACAGACAACGAAATTATAAACTTTTTCGCGGTATGTTTTGACAGACCTGCTTTTCAGGACGTGTTTATGCAAGAAGGCTCAATGGAGTCTTTTGATAGAGCAATATCAGATACAATTACAGCAATTAACACAGGTTGCCTTCGCGCACGTGATGGAACTGTTTTAACTTGTGCAAAAGGAAAAGCTTTCCTTCAGAACGTCAAATGGCGTGATCGGATGGATGTAATTGTGGATATGTTGCGAGCTATTCGATCCAGATACGAAGATGCATGTAAATCAGGCGCGATCCACTTAGGAAGTGAGCAAGATGGCTATAGCTTTTATTGTATCAACGACCATGAGGTTGCATGTTGGATGGATAATACACGATTTCAAATACTAGAATTATTCTCAGAGATAGCACGAGAAGCTTGCGTAAAGCCGTTTGCCTTTCCACGATCACATCGGCGATGGTGA
- the folP gene encoding dihydropteroate synthase produces MAHKARVICPANDAEINREIMLVGAEEAGIRHMLPKAQHFLVKLENVRLPIAHILKEAFLSAGGDAAINKDVIVAKVANSDMILMGTRKQFHYVLRSLLEQGFGSKEIAAEIESAIRHFDTTPIVPTSAFAIDSKLVEMFSKIGSKTLVMGILNLTPDSFSDGGRFSDVESAVDAAVKMVEDGADIIDVGGESTRPGSDAITADEEIVRVVPVINKIAARVNVPISIDTYKAEVAEAALDAGAHIVNDISAATFDPDMPALLAKKQCPVIIMHIKGSPKNMQIDPQYDDLLGEVHGFLRDRMSALVEAGVDESMIIVDPGIGFGKTVDHNLELMRRLREFTSIGRPILVGTSRKNTIGKVLGDLPVNERLEGTAATVAISIANGADIVRVHDVKEMARVARMSDAIVRK; encoded by the coding sequence ATGGCTCATAAAGCGCGAGTAATCTGCCCTGCAAATGACGCCGAGATAAACCGTGAGATTATGCTTGTCGGAGCCGAAGAGGCCGGAATCCGGCATATGCTGCCTAAAGCGCAGCACTTTCTGGTCAAGCTGGAAAATGTGCGTCTCCCCATCGCACATATCCTCAAAGAAGCGTTCTTATCCGCCGGTGGAGATGCCGCCATCAACAAAGATGTCATAGTGGCCAAGGTCGCCAATTCCGACATGATCCTGATGGGCACGCGAAAGCAGTTTCACTATGTCCTGCGCTCATTGCTGGAACAGGGATTCGGCAGCAAGGAAATTGCCGCTGAGATCGAGTCGGCGATAAGGCACTTCGATACCACGCCCATCGTGCCCACATCTGCATTTGCCATAGACTCAAAGCTCGTCGAAATGTTCAGCAAAATCGGCTCCAAGACTCTGGTGATGGGCATCCTCAACCTCACACCGGACTCATTTTCAGATGGCGGGCGATTTTCCGACGTGGAATCTGCTGTCGATGCAGCCGTAAAGATGGTCGAAGACGGTGCGGATATCATAGACGTGGGCGGCGAGTCCACCCGACCGGGTTCGGACGCCATAACCGCCGATGAAGAAATCGTGCGCGTGGTCCCCGTCATCAACAAAATCGCCGCCAGGGTCAATGTGCCGATCTCCATAGACACATATAAGGCCGAGGTCGCGGAAGCCGCACTGGACGCGGGGGCGCATATAGTAAATGACATCAGTGCTGCCACATTCGACCCGGATATGCCCGCGCTGCTTGCAAAAAAGCAGTGCCCGGTAATCATCATGCACATCAAAGGCTCGCCCAAGAATATGCAGATCGACCCGCAATATGACGACCTGCTCGGCGAGGTGCATGGCTTCCTGCGTGACCGAATGAGTGCGCTTGTCGAAGCAGGAGTAGATGAGAGCATGATTATAGTCGATCCAGGAATTGGTTTCGGCAAGACTGTCGATCATAACCTGGAGCTGATGCGCAGGCTGCGTGAGTTCACATCCATAGGCCGCCCGATATTGGTCGGCACATCGCGCAAAAACACTATCGGCAAGGTGCTGGGTGATCTGCCCGTCAACGAACGTCTGGAGGGCACTGCCGCAACTGTCGCTATCTCTATCGCGAACGGTGCGGATATTGTGAGGGTCCACGATGTTAAAGAGATGGCACGTGTGGCGAGGATGTCAGACGCGATTGTGAGGAAGTAG
- a CDS encoding AAA family ATPase, which produces MPDVEMKLRFPRVTKVRLEKFSLYKSAPVIELTFPEGVFCLAGANGLGKSTFLSAINYAITGVVCEPNPKFQSVEESYASSLSYAGDYFSGRISEPDRKAAEVTVELSVGSRMYRITRGLFEPTELRELLIYEVSDSVATVCVDTSLLSPGERHERYAESITEDTGLASYAQLVFLQNYLLTFDESRHLLFWHQRVLEQVLYIAFAMDQNVAKRADLLRREERDFDSKARHDSWRATELRNKIGELEKEVNPNDESPDPDLAEKHRELLDLIDARQRIVDGLKDQIGDADLKFQGLSARHMSLRTEYEVVFNQHFNIHSNVQHHPLIRLSIGKGRCELCGAEGESIVRAIEVRSKSNICPLCNNENVDGADGADLLVHLQNIDTEIGNAQKELDSLVQKKQRLQLEQEAALADLKSAVEELCGFERANEDALQQLNRSDGQPSDLDVVLEKYRQQMALLIKNKLNWYARRDEKRRELAKLQHELESKYTAAEMEFVPLFKNLAGHFLGLDLDVRLETPRSSPELNLVLEITGSERRQPHQLSESQRFFVDIALRMALSQYMADPASTSSLFIDTPEGSLDIAYEKRAGDMFAIYVSNGHHIIMTANINTSRLIQSLAQRCGREKMEFSPMTSWTELSDVQIAEEEAFKDAYTEIDAAFAKHEVSLGA; this is translated from the coding sequence ATGCCAGATGTTGAGATGAAATTGCGATTCCCGCGAGTGACAAAGGTGAGACTCGAAAAATTTTCGCTATACAAGTCTGCACCAGTCATAGAGCTGACATTTCCAGAAGGGGTGTTTTGTCTGGCTGGAGCAAACGGGCTGGGGAAATCCACTTTCCTATCTGCTATCAACTATGCAATCACAGGAGTAGTTTGTGAGCCAAACCCGAAATTCCAGTCAGTTGAAGAGAGCTACGCCTCCAGCCTTAGTTACGCGGGTGATTATTTCTCGGGCCGTATAAGTGAACCTGATAGAAAAGCTGCAGAAGTAACCGTTGAGCTTAGTGTCGGAAGCCGCATGTACAGAATTACGAGGGGCTTGTTTGAGCCAACAGAACTGCGTGAACTTCTTATATATGAAGTGTCTGATTCTGTCGCTACCGTCTGCGTTGATACTTCGCTGCTCTCCCCCGGCGAAAGACACGAACGCTATGCCGAGTCGATTACCGAAGACACGGGATTAGCAAGCTATGCACAGCTAGTTTTCTTACAGAACTACCTCTTAACTTTTGACGAAAGCAGGCATTTGCTTTTTTGGCATCAGCGTGTTCTGGAGCAGGTTCTATATATTGCCTTTGCAATGGATCAGAATGTTGCAAAACGGGCAGATTTACTCAGGCGTGAAGAAAGGGATTTCGACTCAAAAGCTCGCCACGATAGCTGGAGAGCTACGGAATTACGCAACAAGATTGGTGAACTAGAGAAAGAAGTGAATCCAAATGATGAGAGTCCTGATCCTGACCTTGCAGAAAAGCATCGCGAACTTCTTGATCTGATAGATGCAAGGCAGCGTATTGTTGATGGATTAAAAGACCAAATCGGTGACGCCGATCTGAAATTCCAAGGATTGAGCGCACGTCATATGTCTCTGCGAACCGAGTATGAGGTAGTCTTCAATCAGCATTTCAACATTCATTCTAATGTGCAGCATCATCCCTTGATACGTCTATCAATTGGCAAAGGTCGCTGTGAATTGTGTGGCGCTGAAGGGGAATCTATAGTGCGTGCGATAGAGGTTCGGTCCAAGTCCAATATCTGCCCGCTATGCAATAATGAGAATGTTGATGGTGCTGACGGTGCGGATTTACTAGTTCACTTGCAGAATATCGATACGGAGATAGGTAACGCTCAAAAAGAACTCGATTCACTAGTCCAAAAGAAACAACGCCTGCAACTAGAACAGGAGGCGGCGTTGGCGGATTTGAAGAGTGCCGTTGAGGAATTGTGTGGATTTGAACGTGCAAACGAGGATGCTCTGCAGCAATTGAACCGGTCTGACGGACAGCCTAGCGATTTGGATGTCGTTCTGGAAAAGTACAGACAGCAAATGGCTCTGTTAATAAAGAACAAACTGAACTGGTATGCCCGTAGGGATGAGAAGCGACGAGAGCTTGCCAAACTCCAGCATGAACTTGAGAGCAAGTACACAGCGGCAGAGATGGAATTCGTGCCGTTATTCAAGAATTTGGCCGGACATTTTTTAGGACTTGATCTAGATGTTCGACTGGAAACGCCGCGTTCGTCACCGGAGCTCAACTTGGTCTTGGAGATCACAGGATCAGAGCGTCGGCAACCACACCAATTGTCGGAAAGTCAGCGTTTCTTTGTTGATATAGCTCTAAGAATGGCTTTGTCACAGTATATGGCAGACCCTGCATCTACCTCCAGCCTGTTCATTGATACTCCTGAAGGCTCACTGGATATCGCCTATGAGAAACGTGCTGGTGACATGTTTGCTATTTACGTTAGCAATGGTCATCACATAATAATGACCGCAAACATCAACACCTCGCGACTGATCCAGTCATTGGCACAGCGGTGCGGGAGAGAAAAGATGGAGTTCTCGCCAATGACATCGTGGACGGAACTATCAGACGTACAGATAGCGGAAGAAGAAGCTTTCAAAGATGCATACACGGAGATCGACGCAGCATTCGCAAAGCATGAGGTGAGTCTCGGTGCTTAA
- the cas1 gene encoding CRISPR-associated endonuclease Cas1 yields MQKEYSAHSHECATLTDPSRCPQCGKPLIGLKSTQKFCNRECWNQYWREHVKTKLHTRRDQYWAEKHGTRTADDYDREQVSDGELWLARSRFWLDERDCFSLKSKPKHQPDSKPLILTGHGVQLKTERGALVVRDGFTHYPQTRREWRFYPSRKSLPSRIVLLDVDGYISLSVMQWLCEQRIPLVALNWQGEVVTCIGGDSLSADFGLRQLQLAAQSNGIGLKLAIQLIQLKIAASKSTLDIFPDSKLKKRALEKIDRCLEELAGPVPDVETLRMIEARAAVSYFDVWQSLPMRWKGTGRHPIPMDWLMVGGRQSLVSGTNRNATHPANALLNYAYGVLESQIRIAATSAGFDPAIGYLHASRPGRVALVYDLMEPLRALVDRVILELLRMNTFTPSDFILTAKGICRLNPEMARRIAAICVSEAKVQSVIKWVREEIVSLSDQEPDG; encoded by the coding sequence ATGCAAAAAGAGTATAGCGCACATTCTCACGAATGTGCAACCCTCACTGACCCGTCAAGGTGTCCCCAATGTGGGAAACCCCTGATCGGTCTAAAATCCACGCAGAAGTTCTGCAATCGCGAATGCTGGAATCAGTACTGGCGCGAACACGTAAAGACCAAACTTCACACCCGCCGAGACCAGTATTGGGCGGAGAAGCACGGAACCAGAACTGCCGACGACTATGACCGGGAACAGGTGAGCGATGGTGAACTGTGGCTTGCCCGGTCTCGATTCTGGCTTGACGAGCGAGACTGCTTCAGCCTCAAATCAAAGCCCAAGCACCAGCCTGATTCCAAGCCGCTAATCCTGACCGGGCACGGTGTTCAACTCAAAACTGAACGCGGGGCCTTGGTTGTTCGTGACGGATTCACTCACTACCCCCAGACCCGCCGGGAATGGCGGTTCTATCCCAGCAGAAAGTCTCTTCCCTCACGGATTGTATTGCTTGACGTTGACGGCTACATCAGCTTGAGCGTTATGCAATGGCTCTGTGAGCAGCGGATTCCGCTTGTCGCTCTGAACTGGCAGGGGGAAGTGGTTACCTGCATCGGTGGCGACAGCCTGAGTGCGGACTTCGGACTCCGGCAGTTACAGCTCGCGGCACAATCTAACGGCATTGGTCTGAAGCTCGCTATTCAACTTATACAGCTCAAGATTGCCGCTTCCAAGTCCACATTGGACATCTTCCCCGACAGCAAACTGAAGAAGCGGGCACTGGAAAAGATAGACCGATGTCTGGAGGAGTTAGCCGGGCCGGTTCCCGATGTAGAAACCCTCCGAATGATAGAAGCCAGGGCCGCTGTTTCCTACTTTGATGTATGGCAATCCCTACCTATGCGTTGGAAAGGAACGGGCCGTCATCCCATACCGATGGACTGGCTTATGGTAGGAGGTCGGCAGTCGCTTGTCAGCGGCACAAACCGCAACGCCACTCACCCGGCGAACGCGCTTCTAAACTATGCCTATGGCGTCCTCGAAAGTCAGATACGCATAGCCGCCACATCAGCCGGGTTTGACCCCGCAATAGGCTATCTGCATGCGAGCAGACCGGGCCGTGTGGCTCTGGTATACGACCTTATGGAACCACTCCGGGCATTGGTTGACAGGGTAATACTCGAACTATTGCGTATGAACACCTTCACTCCCAGCGACTTCATACTGACTGCGAAAGGGATATGTCGCCTAAATCCTGAGATGGCAAGGAGGATAGCGGCGATATGTGTTAGCGAAGCGAAAGTCCAATCAGTCATCAAGTGGGTGCGGGAGGAGATCGTCTCGCTCTCCGATCAGGAGCCAGACGGGTGA
- a CDS encoding right-handed parallel beta-helix repeat-containing protein yields the protein MTRRCLGAVLVVLLLFGSVSLFASTQQTLTTDCVRSAITQPDGTTVRLPAVFVEKVSGDYAFVRDTCSTSPQIALSVYLKTFIVQNGWTLNITGNMATVGAYRVLVAQDISVYTDSDGKEFSFPIPIKDEDDWPYTKDAKVGISIMDSDPTLPPVPESEPVESEPLTPEEGTIAYVKLNGDEVDITGKLVTAVYYDNGLVSFFYIQEPFTGGNGIKVVPQVSVPIEPGNIVAIKGSLISGELSGEAYISAARIKCTGSMKRPGPAGLIGRSTAGGEFGEQPALYLDTSNVSASGGLSAVGTRVRVWGIVLDTTTENGHAVCWIDDGSALATTSHTGLKVVYWNLSDAPGSQTYVEGVTGVLGAEMADGKPVPVVRVPDSSMDGIPNCVKYVTPGGVDIGSWTNCYSSIQSAIEAASAENQMCEVWVAAGTYSEYINILGDVAVYGGFAGGESLREERNWALHETILDGTVLQYGDFVAFQGQSRETRLDGFIIQYSKGAGISCGEGYCVIANNTIRNNSGNGIYIYDGYQLVYSNKISGNTAGFGGGVYCSGGGAQLLNNDVSSNVASQNGGGVYIYGSSAQILSNSITDNTASSSSGGGICCYGSNPIISGNTIQNNTSADYGGGIYFTSEPNKITRVSSNVIIENTCATAGAGIYCDDSACDIINNTIAWNGSSGVGDGIFLTGTSYTYKVINNIVANNQGAGIKGVSGINITLNNNDSFGHGQYNYVDVGTVDNSNISVDPSFEITPAHNIHLQETSQCINVGLNSVVNVGDVDIDGQARIMDNTVDIGADEVTGCISHIVILSPALSWAFTGSVVCLNAALTFPVGGVRVNFSIDAGQIVSISPGGYIDPGGQSGYGFSDSNGVVNIYITRADVGDVNVTAYVSQCGGISEDEAKVCFYDPNTPSDVVFVVDRSGSMQGHEASASIESFVRDVYSAIPDPRFGAVMFNEGTPISRSISLFTGEDAVDAFCEWVNSFSAEGETDANIDALNLAAQDLEDNLSTSRRRFVVYVTDAGEEACDSATERLQLVQRLDALTATKGSGVFVSLWEDPYSIPRPLYDFYSFGFTNDPAYLSLAVNGAFDSIDWNNQNPASRYLFDNLKNRVLYGL from the coding sequence ATGACAAGGAGATGTTTGGGCGCAGTTCTTGTAGTTCTACTCTTATTTGGGTCTGTCTCATTGTTTGCATCGACCCAGCAGACATTGACAACTGATTGTGTTCGCAGCGCAATTACTCAGCCGGATGGCACAACGGTTCGTCTTCCTGCTGTCTTTGTTGAAAAGGTGAGTGGGGATTATGCTTTTGTTCGAGACACATGCAGCACAAGCCCGCAAATAGCTCTGTCTGTCTACCTCAAGACATTTATAGTACAAAATGGCTGGACGCTGAATATTACGGGTAATATGGCGACAGTCGGCGCTTACCGCGTGCTCGTGGCGCAGGACATTTCGGTATATACAGACTCCGATGGCAAGGAGTTCAGTTTTCCCATCCCGATCAAAGATGAAGATGACTGGCCATATACAAAAGATGCTAAAGTCGGAATATCGATAATGGATAGCGATCCGACTCTTCCACCCGTGCCGGAGTCCGAACCGGTTGAATCCGAGCCATTAACTCCTGAGGAAGGAACTATCGCGTATGTGAAACTCAACGGCGATGAAGTTGATATCACAGGCAAGCTGGTCACGGCTGTCTATTATGATAACGGCTTGGTTTCATTCTTCTATATCCAGGAGCCTTTTACGGGCGGTAATGGAATAAAAGTCGTGCCGCAGGTGTCGGTCCCAATCGAGCCTGGAAATATCGTTGCGATCAAAGGCAGTCTGATAAGCGGAGAACTATCCGGCGAAGCGTATATCAGCGCGGCCAGAATAAAGTGTACGGGTTCGATGAAACGACCTGGTCCGGCAGGGCTGATAGGCCGGTCTACCGCAGGCGGCGAGTTCGGAGAACAACCCGCACTATATCTGGACACTTCCAACGTATCCGCTTCCGGCGGGTTGAGCGCAGTCGGAACGCGCGTGAGAGTATGGGGTATTGTGCTCGATACCACGACAGAAAATGGCCATGCAGTCTGCTGGATTGATGACGGTTCAGCGCTTGCGACTACATCGCATACCGGCTTGAAAGTGGTCTACTGGAACCTTAGTGATGCTCCGGGCAGTCAAACATACGTTGAGGGCGTGACGGGCGTTCTGGGAGCCGAAATGGCTGACGGCAAGCCGGTTCCCGTTGTGCGCGTGCCTGATAGTTCCATGGACGGGATACCGAACTGCGTGAAGTATGTCACGCCGGGTGGTGTCGATATCGGAAGCTGGACAAACTGTTACAGTTCTATTCAGTCGGCTATTGAAGCTGCGAGTGCAGAAAATCAGATGTGTGAGGTTTGGGTGGCTGCTGGAACTTACAGCGAATACATCAATATTTTGGGTGATGTAGCAGTATATGGCGGGTTTGCGGGAGGCGAATCTCTTCGCGAGGAGCGCAACTGGGCGCTTCATGAGACAATTTTGGATGGGACCGTATTACAATATGGTGACTTTGTTGCATTTCAAGGTCAATCGCGAGAGACAAGGTTGGATGGCTTCATTATCCAGTATTCAAAAGGGGCAGGCATATCCTGTGGTGAAGGGTATTGTGTCATCGCAAACAATACGATCAGAAACAATTCGGGGAACGGCATATACATCTACGATGGTTATCAACTGGTTTACAGTAACAAAATATCCGGCAACACAGCCGGATTCGGCGGCGGAGTGTATTGTTCAGGGGGTGGTGCGCAACTGCTGAATAATGACGTTTCTTCAAATGTTGCCAGCCAAAATGGGGGTGGTGTGTATATTTATGGTTCAAGCGCACAGATATTATCAAACAGTATAACTGATAATACGGCAAGCTCATCGAGTGGAGGAGGAATCTGCTGTTATGGCAGCAATCCAATCATATCAGGCAACACCATACAAAATAATACTAGTGCAGATTATGGCGGTGGGATATATTTTACAAGTGAACCCAACAAAATTACAAGAGTTTCTAGCAATGTGATTATAGAAAATACATGCGCAACGGCTGGGGCAGGTATCTATTGCGATGACAGTGCATGCGATATTATCAACAATACAATTGCATGGAATGGCAGCAGTGGAGTGGGCGATGGTATATTCCTTACCGGTACATCCTACACCTATAAAGTAATAAACAATATAGTAGCCAATAATCAGGGTGCAGGCATAAAAGGCGTGTCGGGCATAAACATCACTCTCAACAACAATGACAGTTTTGGGCATGGTCAATACAACTATGTTGATGTGGGAACGGTTGACAACTCGAATATCTCCGTCGATCCTTCGTTTGAGATCACACCTGCTCACAATATACATCTTCAGGAAACCTCACAGTGCATAAACGTCGGGTTGAATAGTGTTGTGAATGTAGGAGATGTGGACATAGACGGCCAAGCCCGTATTATGGATAACACGGTGGATATAGGCGCAGATGAGGTAACTGGGTGTATTTCGCATATCGTAATCTTAAGTCCCGCGCTTTCATGGGCGTTTACCGGGTCTGTTGTATGCCTAAATGCGGCTCTAACTTTTCCTGTTGGCGGAGTGCGAGTGAATTTTTCAATCGACGCCGGCCAGATTGTCTCTATTTCTCCCGGTGGTTATATTGATCCGGGTGGTCAGTCGGGATACGGGTTTAGCGATTCAAATGGAGTCGTCAATATCTATATAACCCGTGCTGATGTGGGTGATGTTAATGTAACTGCCTATGTCTCACAGTGCGGGGGTATATCCGAGGATGAGGCTAAAGTATGTTTCTATGATCCGAATACTCCTTCCGATGTTGTGTTTGTCGTGGATCGTTCCGGTTCCATGCAGGGACATGAGGCATCAGCAAGTATTGAGTCGTTTGTGCGAGATGTCTACTCTGCCATTCCTGACCCCCGGTTCGGCGCGGTTATGTTCAACGAAGGAACGCCCATATCTCGGTCTATCAGCCTGTTTACGGGTGAAGATGCGGTTGATGCGTTTTGCGAATGGGTCAATTCATTTAGTGCAGAGGGCGAAACAGATGCAAATATTGATGCACTGAACCTTGCTGCACAGGATCTGGAAGACAACTTATCTACTTCCAGACGGCGGTTTGTAGTTTATGTGACTGATGCCGGTGAGGAAGCCTGTGATAGTGCGACAGAGCGCCTGCAACTGGTGCAGCGGCTTGATGCGCTTACAGCTACTAAAGGCAGCGGGGTATTTGTATCGCTGTGGGAAGATCCATATTCGATCCCTCGACCTTTGTATGATTTCTACAGCTTCGGCTTTACTAACGACCCAGCTTATCTATCTCTTGCAGTGAACGGCGCATTCGATAGTATCGACTGGAATAATCAGAATCCCGCATCACGCTATCTGTTTGACAACCTTAAGAACAGGGTTCTATATGGATTATAA
- a CDS encoding PEP-CTERM sorting domain-containing protein (PEP-CTERM proteins occur, often in large numbers, in the proteomes of bacteria that also encode an exosortase, a predicted intramembrane cysteine proteinase. The presence of a PEP-CTERM domain at a protein's C-terminus predicts cleavage within the sorting domain, followed by covalent anchoring to some some component of the (usually Gram-negative) cell surface. Many PEP-CTERM proteins exhibit an unusual sequence composition that includes large numbers of potential glycosylation sites. Expression of one such protein has been shown restore the ability of a bacterium to form floc, a type of biofilm.): MIHFVLAISVVLSSSAYCSSDNWQWQFMNRAYFGTNINASDGFDSLDIMYDQSQQYHIAVYHEYDLDGWSGSTGYYSYDIRSPLEQSVGASKTWIIYLWGSTSIPEEAWYLSLPWTFSGDISQASFDTISFSLTYVRPAIGVTGEWTPPLGYSPPVGTTISLNDYTEGNWLFPIYRTEQGLDGYIFSLTATVIPEPSGFFALLGSLACMGGIAWRRRR; encoded by the coding sequence ATGATTCATTTCGTGCTGGCTATATCTGTTGTTCTTAGTTCTTCAGCATATTGCAGTTCAGATAATTGGCAATGGCAATTTATGAACCGCGCTTACTTTGGAACAAATATAAATGCATCTGACGGTTTTGATTCATTGGATATCATGTATGACCAATCGCAGCAATACCACATTGCTGTGTATCACGAGTATGATCTTGATGGTTGGTCGGGAAGCACGGGATACTATTCTTACGACATACGTTCACCGCTAGAGCAAAGCGTAGGCGCATCAAAGACATGGATTATTTACCTGTGGGGCAGTACAAGCATTCCAGAAGAAGCATGGTATCTATCATTGCCTTGGACATTCAGTGGAGACATTTCTCAGGCTTCTTTTGATACGATTAGCTTCAGTCTCACATATGTTCGACCTGCAATAGGTGTGACGGGTGAGTGGACGCCTCCACTTGGCTACTCGCCGCCAGTAGGAACAACGATATCATTAAATGATTACACAGAGGGCAACTGGCTTTTCCCTATTTACCGCACGGAACAGGGCTTGGATGGTTACATTTTTTCTCTCACCGCAACAGTCATCCCCGAACCCTCCGGCTTCTTTGCTTTACTAGGAAGTTTGGCATGTATGGGCGGAATAGCCTGGCGGCGGAGAAGATAA
- a CDS encoding PEP-CTERM sorting domain-containing protein (PEP-CTERM proteins occur, often in large numbers, in the proteomes of bacteria that also encode an exosortase, a predicted intramembrane cysteine proteinase. The presence of a PEP-CTERM domain at a protein's C-terminus predicts cleavage within the sorting domain, followed by covalent anchoring to some some component of the (usually Gram-negative) cell surface. Many PEP-CTERM proteins exhibit an unusual sequence composition that includes large numbers of potential glycosylation sites. Expression of one such protein has been shown restore the ability of a bacterium to form floc, a type of biofilm.) produces MKTLRIILAAVMIMTLCHMAQAYTLTFDDVPTGVSPGTYYLATYGISLEFPNVQIECHSGSDWGPPHSENNVLVASNSFQGSKFTFIFKWADIGHMNDPMYYVNSVGAYFCTQQDVVLQMVGYDSDLEHPVASAYIGATGESWKNRYVEISSSGNINAVVFYSISTDAFHKFCMDDLTVDPVPEPSGILAILGGVATLGGIAWRRRR; encoded by the coding sequence ATGAAAACTTTACGCATTATTCTGGCTGCAGTAATGATTATGACCTTATGTCATATGGCACAGGCTTACACATTGACATTTGATGACGTGCCGACAGGTGTATCTCCTGGAACCTATTACTTGGCAACTTATGGCATAAGTCTTGAATTTCCTAACGTTCAGATTGAATGTCACAGTGGGTCGGACTGGGGACCACCGCATTCAGAAAATAATGTCCTTGTGGCATCTAATAGTTTCCAGGGTAGTAAATTTACCTTCATATTTAAGTGGGCTGATATTGGTCATATGAATGACCCTATGTATTATGTCAACTCGGTGGGTGCGTATTTCTGTACTCAGCAGGACGTAGTCTTACAGATGGTCGGTTATGACAGTGATTTGGAGCACCCTGTTGCCAGCGCGTATATAGGTGCAACCGGAGAGTCCTGGAAGAATAGGTATGTCGAGATTTCTTCTTCAGGTAATATCAATGCGGTTGTATTTTATTCCATCAGCACAGATGCATTTCATAAATTTTGTATGGACGACCTGACTGTTGATCCAGTTCCCGAACCCTCCGGTATTCTTGCCATTCTTGGTGGTGTTGCAACCCTTGGCGGAATAGCCTGGCGGCGTAGAAGATAA